The Syntrophotalea acetylenivorans genome contains the following window.
CACAGGGGATGTAGGGTCAAAAAGCAACAGAACTTACACCGTTGTCGATCTATTTCCGCTGAATCAGTTTCTTTCGCCTAATTCCAGCAGCGCATGCAGCATTCTGACGCGCACCATCTCTACTCCGCAGGCTGTGGCCCTGGTCAGGGGGACGCCGTAGATGGCCTCCAATTCGAGGGGGTGGCCTTCGAGGCGATCGATCATCATGCTCGGCCGGTAGCCGTCCATGGTTTCCGTGGCGCTAATCATTTTCTCGATGAAGATTTCGGCCTCAATCGGCGTGTTCAGGTCCTGGGCGTTACCGGCGGCGATCACCTCGCCCATGATGGCGATGATTTCTCTGCGGCTCGGTTCATGCCTCAGCAGTTCGGTGACGTTCTTTCCGGTGAGGGCACTGAGGCCGTTGAAGGGGATGTTCCAGACCAGCTTTTCCCAGCGGGCCCGGCGCAAATCGTCTACGGCCTCGCAAGGCACCTGGGCCTGATTGAACATCCTTGCCAGGGCTGTGGCTCGCTCGGAAAAGCCTCCGGAAAGTTCACCAAGGCGGATGCGTCCCTGACCCATGTGGTGCACGGTGCCCGGTTCGCCGCGGTTGGAGCAGAGAAAGGCAATGCCACCCAGCACCCGTTCGGCACCGAAGGTTTTTGCCAGCAGCTCCTCGTTGCCGAGGCCGTTCTGCAGGGTGAGCACGCAGGTATCGTCTTGCATCAGCGGAGCGACCAGTTCAATCAGCCGGTGGTTGGCAAAGGTCTTAAGGCCGACCAGGACCAGATCGACGGGGCCGAGTTCAGCGGGATCGAGCGCGCACTGCACGGCCTGCAGGTGAAAGTCCCCGTTGGGGGAGGTGACGCTCAGGCCATCTTTACGAATGGCCTGATAATCCCGGCGCAGCAGAAAGCGAACATCATTTCCGGCCCTTTGCAGCATGGCACCGTAGTAGAGCCCCAGAGCTCCGGCGCCGACGATGGCTATTTTCATGGAGTGTCTCCATTTGATGAGGGGGGGCAGCCCCTGCGGATTGAGTGGACACCTTATCTGTAACACAGTCGACAGGCGAGCGCTATCCTTGCCGTGTTGACCCGCAAAAAAGGCCGTTTCCTTGACGGGTCGGGGTATTTTGTGATATTCTTTCAGGATTCTAAAAGGAGAAACTCATGTTTAAAGTTGGAGATTTAGCTGTCTATCCCACTCAGGGAGTCGGGGTGATTGAAAAGATTGAATCCAAGGAGTTTGTTGGCGAAAAACATGATTTCTACGTGCTGAGAATTCTCGACAGCGATATGACCATCATGATTCCGGTGAACAATACCGGCTCGGTGGGTATGCGCACGCTGATCGATAAGGAGCGGGTGGCGAGTATCTACGATGTGCTCAACGACAAGGCGGAGATAGGTCAGGCCATCGCTT
Protein-coding sequences here:
- a CDS encoding CarD family transcriptional regulator, which encodes MFKVGDLAVYPTQGVGVIEKIESKEFVGEKHDFYVLRILDSDMTIMIPVNNTGSVGMRTLIDKERVASIYDVLNDKAEIGQAIASWSRRQRGYNEKIKSGDLFEVAEVLRDLYQIKESKELSYGEKKVLELARKLLVKEVALAAGTEEEQVVERVESFFH
- a CDS encoding putative 2-dehydropantoate 2-reductase, with protein sequence MKIAIVGAGALGLYYGAMLQRAGNDVRFLLRRDYQAIRKDGLSVTSPNGDFHLQAVQCALDPAELGPVDLVLVGLKTFANHRLIELVAPLMQDDTCVLTLQNGLGNEELLAKTFGAERVLGGIAFLCSNRGEPGTVHHMGQGRIRLGELSGGFSERATALARMFNQAQVPCEAVDDLRRARWEKLVWNIPFNGLSALTGKNVTELLRHEPSRREIIAIMGEVIAAGNAQDLNTPIEAEIFIEKMISATETMDGYRPSMMIDRLEGHPLELEAIYGVPLTRATACGVEMVRVRMLHALLELGERN